A part of Oryctolagus cuniculus chromosome 4, mOryCun1.1, whole genome shotgun sequence genomic DNA contains:
- the LOC108177974 gene encoding large ribosomal subunit protein uL23, protein MAPKAKKEAPAPPKVEAKAKALKAKKAVLKGVHSHKKKKIRTSPTFRRPKTLRLRRQPKYPRKSAPRRNKLDHYAIIKFPLTTESAMKKIEDNNTLVFIVDVKANKHQIKQAVKKLYDIDVAKVNTLIRPDGEKKAYVRLAPDYDALDVANKIGII, encoded by the coding sequence atggcgccgaaggcgaagaaggaagctcctgcccctcctaaagtcgaagccaaagcgaaggccttgaaggccaagaaggcagtgctgaaaggcgtccacagccacaagaagaagaagatccgCACGTCCCCCACCTTCCGGCGCCCCAAGACGCTACGCCTCCGACGGCAGCCCAAATACCCTCGGAAGAgcgcccccaggagaaacaagcttgaccactatgccatcatcaagttccccctgaccacggagtcggccatgaagaagatagaagacaacaacacactggtgttcattgtggatgtcaaggccaacaagcaccagatcaaacaagctgtgaagaaactctatgacattgatgtggccaaagtcaacaccctgatcagacctgacggagagaagaaggcgtatgtgcggctggctcctgactatgatgctctggacgttgccaacaaaattgggatcatctga